One part of the Streptomyces lydicus genome encodes these proteins:
- a CDS encoding aldo/keto reductase, with the protein MSKVPAITLNNGTVMPQLGFGVWQIPDDEAFTSVGQALETGYRSIDTAAIYGNEEGTGKALAASGIPREELFVTTKLWNSEQGYDATLRAFDTSLGKLGLEYVDLYLIHWPLPSRDNYVATYKAFEKIQAEGRAKAIGVSNFQPAHLERLLAETSVVPAVNQIELHPQFQQAESRDFHARHGIATEAWSPLGQGKGLLEDPTIGRLAAKHGRTAAQVVLRWHLQIGNVVIPKSVTPSRIAENIDVFGFELDADDLAALAGLDAGKRLGPDPATFDVV; encoded by the coding sequence GTGAGCAAGGTTCCCGCCATCACGCTCAACAACGGCACCGTCATGCCGCAGCTCGGCTTCGGCGTCTGGCAGATCCCCGACGACGAGGCGTTCACCTCCGTCGGACAGGCGCTGGAAACCGGCTACCGCAGCATCGACACCGCGGCGATCTACGGCAACGAAGAGGGCACCGGCAAGGCGCTCGCCGCTTCCGGCATCCCCCGCGAAGAGCTGTTCGTCACGACCAAGCTGTGGAACTCCGAGCAGGGCTACGACGCCACGCTGCGCGCCTTCGACACCTCGCTCGGCAAGCTCGGCCTGGAGTACGTGGACCTCTACCTGATCCACTGGCCGCTGCCGTCGCGGGACAACTACGTCGCGACGTACAAGGCGTTCGAAAAGATCCAGGCCGAGGGTCGCGCCAAGGCGATCGGCGTGTCGAACTTCCAGCCCGCCCACCTGGAGCGGCTGCTGGCCGAGACGTCCGTGGTGCCGGCCGTCAACCAGATCGAGCTGCACCCGCAGTTCCAGCAGGCCGAGTCCCGGGACTTCCACGCCCGGCACGGCATCGCCACCGAAGCCTGGTCGCCGCTGGGCCAGGGCAAGGGCCTCCTGGAGGACCCGACGATCGGCCGGCTCGCCGCCAAGCACGGCAGGACCGCGGCCCAGGTGGTGCTGCGCTGGCACCTCCAGATCGGCAACGTCGTCATCCCGAAGTCCGTCACCCCCTCGCGGATCGCCGAGAACATCGACGTCTTCGGCTTCGAGCTGGACGCCGACGACCTCGCCGCGCTCGCCGGCCTGGACGCCGGCAAGCGCCTCGGCCCGGACCCGGCCACGTTCGACGTGGTCTGA
- a CDS encoding VOC family protein has translation MPEVTAAYQPGTPCWVDLAAPDQQAAIDFYSQVFGWTGEIGPPETGGYAVCLLNGKPVAGIMAAMAMGGQPPPPTVWTTYLAAHDADAAAQAVSSAGGTILMPVMDVMTLGRMCIAGDPTGAVFGIWQAVDFPGAGIVNEPGALIWNELNTTEPSAGAAFYKAALGIESAPIEGADNYYALKVNDRPVGGMQPMSEQMPPDTPSHWLAYFAVADTDETVAKVTAAGGAALQQPFDMMAGRMAVVTDPQGATFAVINPKPLQG, from the coding sequence ATGCCTGAAGTCACCGCCGCCTATCAGCCCGGGACCCCCTGCTGGGTCGATCTCGCGGCCCCCGACCAGCAAGCCGCCATCGACTTCTACTCCCAGGTCTTCGGATGGACCGGAGAGATCGGGCCGCCCGAGACCGGCGGCTACGCCGTGTGCCTGCTGAACGGCAAGCCGGTGGCCGGCATCATGGCCGCGATGGCGATGGGCGGCCAGCCCCCGCCGCCGACCGTCTGGACCACCTATCTGGCCGCGCACGACGCGGACGCCGCCGCCCAGGCGGTGAGCAGCGCCGGCGGCACGATCCTGATGCCCGTCATGGACGTGATGACGCTCGGCCGGATGTGCATCGCCGGCGACCCCACCGGAGCGGTCTTCGGGATCTGGCAGGCCGTGGACTTCCCCGGCGCCGGCATCGTCAACGAGCCCGGCGCGCTGATCTGGAACGAGCTCAACACCACCGAACCCTCCGCCGGCGCCGCCTTCTACAAAGCCGCCCTCGGTATCGAGAGCGCCCCGATCGAAGGCGCCGACAACTACTACGCGCTCAAGGTGAACGACCGCCCGGTGGGCGGCATGCAGCCGATGTCCGAGCAGATGCCGCCGGACACGCCGTCGCACTGGCTCGCGTACTTCGCCGTGGCGGACACCGACGAGACCGTCGCGAAGGTGACCGCGGCCGGCGGGGCGGCGCTCCAGCAGCCGTTCGACATGATGGCCGGCCGGATGGCCGTGGTGACCGACCCGCAGGGCGCCACCTTCGCCGTCATCAACCCCAAGCCGCTGCAGGGCTGA
- a CDS encoding DUF1266 domain-containing protein: protein MATPGWMPPTDTERRLCEATARGDRDGQVAAIAGEDLYLAAPQPGQDPLPVYDDPVVGGTCIPVLTRGMLPPWQPQQFFDRVSLAELAEDWPNDRWRLAVNPGTPGAAYLAASPVQRAGWQRARAQMGVRPGGLLVTHFGGPLHGTLAQGLACGAPLAVHHSVPWNELGTVFLDHAADARTLHEQWSVTDHAGWQQRLDQLLGGQFVPAGTEAALRARARERSAGEDGDATAATPDLPALVTSYEERFRADGLLPADGRVVSLRALDLAHAVALVRWGLGARLCAPQQAEQAVAQVGARARETYGSWQEYAAGYALGRVLAFDNGWFGPQYAEALHLHRVLTQDPSSPWQGLPFA, encoded by the coding sequence GTGGCTACTCCGGGATGGATGCCGCCGACGGACACCGAGCGGCGGCTGTGCGAAGCGACGGCGCGTGGTGACCGGGACGGACAGGTCGCGGCGATAGCGGGTGAGGACCTGTATCTCGCGGCGCCGCAGCCGGGCCAGGACCCGCTGCCGGTCTACGACGACCCGGTGGTGGGCGGCACCTGCATCCCCGTCCTGACCCGGGGCATGCTGCCGCCCTGGCAGCCGCAGCAGTTCTTCGACCGGGTCTCGCTGGCGGAGCTCGCGGAGGACTGGCCGAACGACCGGTGGCGGCTCGCGGTCAACCCCGGGACGCCGGGCGCCGCGTATCTCGCCGCGTCCCCCGTACAGCGGGCCGGCTGGCAGCGGGCCCGCGCCCAAATGGGCGTGCGCCCCGGTGGACTGCTGGTCACCCACTTCGGCGGCCCGCTGCACGGCACGCTCGCGCAGGGGCTGGCGTGCGGTGCCCCGCTCGCGGTGCACCACAGCGTGCCGTGGAACGAGCTCGGCACCGTCTTCCTCGACCATGCCGCCGACGCCCGGACGCTGCACGAGCAGTGGTCGGTGACCGACCACGCCGGCTGGCAGCAGCGGCTGGACCAGCTGCTCGGCGGGCAGTTCGTGCCGGCCGGCACCGAGGCGGCACTGCGCGCCCGGGCGCGGGAGCGGTCCGCCGGGGAGGACGGCGACGCCACCGCGGCCACCCCTGACCTCCCGGCTCTGGTGACCTCCTACGAGGAGCGGTTCCGCGCGGACGGACTGCTGCCGGCCGACGGCCGGGTGGTCTCGCTGCGCGCACTGGACCTCGCGCACGCCGTGGCGCTCGTCCGCTGGGGCCTGGGCGCCCGCCTGTGCGCGCCGCAGCAGGCCGAACAGGCGGTCGCGCAGGTCGGCGCGCGGGCCCGGGAGACGTACGGCTCGTGGCAGGAGTACGCCGCGGGTTACGCGCTGGGCCGGGTGCTGGCCTTCGACAACGGCTGGTTCGGACCGCAGTACGCGGAGGCCCTGCACCTCCACCGGGTCCTCACCCAGGACCCGTCCTCGCCGTGGCAGGGCCTGCCGTTCGCCTGA
- a CDS encoding cryptochrome/photolyase family protein: MDVAVCLFSSDLRVHDQPVLRAALRSARRVVPLFVVDRGVADAGFMAPNRAAFLAGSLAALDAGLRERGGRLVIRTGDVVAETRRLAAEAGAGEVHLAAGVSGYALRRERRLADGLAEDGRTLVVHDAVITAVPPGAVLPSGPGRDHFAVFTPYFRRWQAEGVRAVLAAPRSVPVPDAVRSGTLPSARDLCPDGTPSPALPEGGEPAGRRRFGNWQRSGLAGYQDGQDDLAGDATSRLSPYLHFGCLSPVEVVHKATGHGGAGAEAFVRQLAWRDFHHQVLAARHDAAHADYRARHDRWRYDEAEVTAWKEGRTGYPVVDAGMRQLLHEGWMHNRARMLVASFLTKTLYVDWRVGARHFLDLLVDGDVANNQLNWQWMAGTGTDTRPNRVLNPLVQARRFDPEGAYVRRWVPELAGVEGAAVHRPWLLTGPGRAAGDYPEPVVDLSEGLLRFKRARGQE, from the coding sequence ATGGATGTAGCGGTGTGTCTGTTCAGTTCCGACCTCCGGGTCCACGACCAGCCGGTGCTGCGTGCCGCGCTGCGCTCCGCGCGGCGGGTGGTGCCCCTGTTCGTCGTCGACCGGGGCGTCGCCGACGCGGGATTCATGGCTCCCAACCGGGCCGCCTTCCTGGCCGGCTCGCTGGCCGCTCTCGACGCGGGGCTGCGGGAACGCGGCGGCCGGCTGGTCATCCGTACGGGGGATGTGGTCGCCGAGACCCGCCGGCTCGCCGCCGAGGCTGGCGCCGGGGAGGTGCATCTCGCGGCCGGGGTGAGCGGCTACGCGCTGCGCAGGGAGCGGCGGCTGGCCGACGGACTGGCCGAGGACGGGCGGACGCTGGTCGTGCACGACGCGGTGATCACGGCGGTGCCGCCCGGTGCGGTACTGCCCTCCGGGCCGGGACGGGACCACTTCGCGGTGTTCACCCCGTACTTCCGGCGCTGGCAGGCCGAGGGCGTGCGCGCCGTGCTGGCCGCGCCGCGGTCCGTTCCCGTCCCGGACGCGGTGCGTTCCGGCACCCTCCCCTCGGCGCGCGACCTGTGCCCGGACGGCACCCCGTCGCCGGCCCTCCCCGAGGGCGGCGAGCCCGCCGGACGCCGCCGGTTCGGGAACTGGCAGCGCTCCGGGCTGGCCGGCTATCAGGACGGCCAGGACGATCTGGCCGGCGATGCCACCTCGCGGCTGTCGCCGTATCTGCACTTCGGCTGCCTCTCCCCGGTGGAGGTGGTGCACAAGGCGACCGGGCACGGCGGCGCCGGCGCCGAGGCTTTCGTACGGCAGCTGGCCTGGCGGGACTTCCACCACCAGGTGCTGGCCGCCCGCCACGACGCGGCGCACGCGGACTACCGCGCCAGGCACGACCGCTGGCGGTACGACGAGGCCGAGGTGACGGCCTGGAAGGAGGGCCGCACCGGCTACCCGGTGGTCGACGCGGGGATGCGGCAGCTGCTGCACGAGGGCTGGATGCACAACCGGGCCCGGATGCTGGTGGCGAGCTTCCTGACCAAGACGCTGTACGTGGACTGGCGGGTCGGCGCGCGGCACTTCCTGGACCTGCTGGTGGACGGCGATGTGGCGAACAACCAGCTCAACTGGCAGTGGATGGCGGGCACCGGCACCGACACCCGGCCCAACCGGGTACTGAACCCGCTGGTGCAGGCCCGGCGGTTCGACCCGGAGGGTGCCTACGTACGCCGCTGGGTGCCGGAGTTGGCCGGTGTCGAGGGTGCGGCGGTGCACCGGCCCTGGCTGCTGACCGGCCCCGGGCGGGCCGCCGGCGACTATCCGGAACCCGTGGTGGACCTTTCTGAGGGGCTGCTGCGGTTCAAGCGGGCGCGCGGGCAGGAGTAG
- a CDS encoding AMP-dependent synthetase/ligase, with the protein MREFTVPPLATAPRVGGLADAIYDHAEADPDRVALARKDDAGNWEDVTAGQFRDEVIALAKGLLAQGVRFGDRVGIMSRTRYEWTLFDFALWSIGVQSVPLYPTSSAEQVFWMLHNAGVSACLVEHEDHAMTVGSVIDRLPQLRKLWQLDADPVAELTAAGAHIEDDVVHRHRMAVTPDATATIIYTSGTTGRPKGCVITHANFMAEADNIVMRYETVFTSKHNDEAATLLFLPLAHVFGRMVQVAAIRGQVKLGHQPELAARALLPDLQTFRPTFILAVPYIFEKVFAAARRKAEAEGKLAAFDKAVDIAGRYAEAQENKAFGLGSGPGASLRMQHQLFDKLVYSKVRTAMGGRMRYAMSGGSAMERRLGLFFAGAGVRIFEGYGLTESTAAATANPPERTRFGTVGTPIPGTTVHIAEDGEIWLYGGQVFQGYHNDRKATDAVLHDGWFSTGDLGALDEDGYLTITGRKKEILVTSGGKTVSPVGLEERVRAHPLVAQCIVVGNDRPFIAALVTLDPEAVAHWLAMRGKPEMPPTDLVRDPDLETEIRRAVVAANTLVSQAESIRTFRILANQFSEEHGLLTPSLKLKRKAIETAYSVEVDALYQG; encoded by the coding sequence TTGCGCGAGTTCACCGTCCCGCCTTTGGCGACCGCGCCCCGGGTCGGCGGGCTGGCGGATGCCATCTACGACCACGCCGAAGCCGATCCCGATCGCGTCGCCCTCGCCCGTAAGGACGACGCGGGCAACTGGGAGGACGTCACCGCCGGACAGTTCCGGGACGAGGTCATCGCGCTGGCGAAGGGACTGCTCGCCCAGGGCGTCCGGTTCGGCGACCGGGTCGGCATCATGTCCCGTACCCGCTACGAGTGGACCCTGTTCGACTTCGCGCTCTGGTCGATCGGCGTCCAGTCCGTACCGCTCTATCCGACCTCCTCGGCCGAGCAGGTCTTCTGGATGCTGCACAACGCCGGCGTCTCGGCGTGCCTGGTCGAGCACGAGGACCACGCGATGACCGTCGGCTCGGTCATCGACCGGCTTCCGCAACTGCGCAAGCTGTGGCAGCTGGACGCCGACCCGGTGGCCGAACTGACCGCGGCCGGTGCGCACATCGAGGACGACGTGGTGCACCGGCACCGCATGGCCGTCACCCCGGACGCCACCGCGACGATCATCTACACCTCCGGCACCACCGGCCGCCCCAAGGGCTGTGTGATCACCCACGCCAACTTCATGGCCGAGGCCGACAACATCGTCATGCGCTACGAGACGGTGTTCACCTCCAAGCACAACGACGAGGCGGCGACGCTGCTGTTCCTGCCGCTGGCGCACGTCTTCGGGCGGATGGTGCAGGTCGCCGCGATCCGCGGCCAGGTCAAGCTCGGGCACCAGCCGGAACTCGCCGCCCGGGCGCTGCTGCCCGATCTGCAGACCTTCCGGCCCACCTTCATCCTCGCGGTGCCGTACATCTTCGAGAAGGTCTTCGCCGCGGCACGGCGGAAGGCGGAGGCCGAGGGCAAGCTCGCGGCGTTCGACAAGGCGGTCGACATCGCCGGCCGCTACGCCGAGGCACAGGAGAACAAGGCGTTCGGCCTCGGCTCCGGCCCCGGCGCCTCACTGCGGATGCAGCACCAGCTCTTCGACAAGCTGGTCTACAGCAAGGTCCGTACCGCGATGGGCGGCCGGATGCGGTACGCGATGTCCGGCGGCTCGGCCATGGAGCGCCGGCTCGGGCTGTTCTTCGCCGGCGCCGGCGTGCGGATCTTCGAGGGCTACGGCCTGACGGAGAGCACCGCGGCCGCCACCGCCAACCCGCCCGAGCGGACCCGCTTCGGCACCGTCGGCACCCCCATCCCCGGCACCACGGTGCACATCGCGGAGGACGGCGAGATCTGGCTCTACGGAGGCCAGGTCTTCCAGGGCTACCACAACGACCGCAAGGCGACCGACGCCGTGCTGCACGACGGCTGGTTCTCCACCGGTGACCTGGGGGCCCTGGACGAGGACGGCTATCTGACGATCACCGGCCGCAAGAAGGAAATCCTGGTCACCTCCGGCGGCAAGACGGTCTCGCCGGTGGGCCTGGAGGAGCGGGTGCGGGCGCATCCGCTGGTCGCCCAGTGCATCGTCGTCGGCAACGACCGGCCGTTCATCGCCGCCCTGGTGACGCTGGACCCCGAGGCGGTCGCCCACTGGCTGGCCATGCGCGGCAAGCCGGAGATGCCACCGACGGACCTGGTCCGCGACCCGGATCTGGAGACCGAGATCCGGCGGGCCGTCGTCGCCGCCAACACCCTGGTCTCCCAGGCCGAGTCGATCCGTACGTTCCGGATACTGGCCAACCAGTTCAGCGAGGAGCACGGGCTGCTGACCCCGTCGCTGAAGCTGAAGCGCAAGGCGATCGAGACGGCGTACTCGGTGGAGGTGGACGCGCTGTACCAGGGGTGA
- a CDS encoding bile acid:sodium symporter family protein, giving the protein MHRPSFKLPSWLPVDGYLLALAGTVALAALLPVRGPAAAVAGGASTGAVALLFFLYGARLSTREALDGLRHWRLHLTVLACTFAVFPVLGLAARALVPYVLPPTLYTGLLFLCLVPSTVQSSIAFTSIARGNVAAAICAGSFSSIVGIVVTPLLAGLVLHGDGSGFSAGSLVPIVCQLLLPFLAGQVLRRWIGPFLTRNKKVLGYVDRGSILLVVHTAFSAGMVQGIWHQVSLLRLLCLLGVEAVLLAVMLTTTSYGARKLGFRRGDRIAITFAGSKKSLAAGLPMASVLFGAQAGLMVLPLMLFHQMQLMVCAVLAKRFAARAEPRREGAPAAAGDASYRAGPLTRSSGSASTTGARTEASPARTADSSASVSARR; this is encoded by the coding sequence ATGCACCGCCCGTCGTTCAAGCTGCCCTCCTGGCTTCCCGTGGACGGTTACCTCCTCGCGCTCGCGGGGACCGTCGCGCTGGCCGCCCTGCTGCCCGTCCGCGGACCGGCCGCCGCGGTCGCCGGCGGCGCCTCCACCGGCGCCGTGGCGCTGCTCTTCTTCCTCTACGGCGCGCGGCTCTCCACCCGCGAGGCGCTCGACGGCCTGCGCCACTGGAGGCTGCACCTCACCGTGCTGGCCTGCACCTTCGCCGTCTTCCCGGTGCTCGGGCTGGCCGCCCGCGCGCTGGTCCCGTACGTCCTGCCGCCGACCCTCTACACCGGGCTGCTGTTCCTGTGCCTGGTGCCGTCCACGGTCCAGTCCTCGATCGCCTTCACCTCGATCGCCCGCGGCAATGTCGCGGCGGCCATCTGCGCCGGCTCGTTCTCCAGCATCGTCGGCATCGTGGTCACCCCGCTGCTGGCCGGGCTCGTGCTGCACGGGGACGGCAGCGGCTTCTCGGCCGGCTCGCTGGTCCCGATCGTCTGCCAGCTGCTGCTGCCGTTCCTGGCCGGGCAGGTGCTGCGGCGCTGGATCGGCCCCTTCCTCACCCGGAACAAGAAGGTGCTGGGGTACGTCGACCGCGGGTCGATCCTGCTCGTCGTCCACACCGCCTTCAGCGCCGGCATGGTCCAGGGCATCTGGCACCAGGTGTCGCTGCTGCGGCTGCTGTGCCTGCTGGGGGTGGAGGCGGTCCTGCTCGCGGTGATGCTGACGACCACCTCCTACGGGGCGCGGAAGCTCGGGTTCCGCCGCGGGGACCGCATCGCCATCACCTTCGCCGGCTCCAAGAAGAGCCTGGCCGCCGGGCTCCCCATGGCCAGCGTCCTCTTCGGCGCGCAGGCCGGGCTCATGGTGCTGCCGCTGATGCTGTTCCACCAGATGCAGTTGATGGTGTGCGCGGTCCTGGCGAAGCGGTTCGCGGCCCGCGCCGAGCCGCGGCGGGAGGGCGCCCCCGCCGCGGCCGGCGATGCGTCCTACCGGGCCGGCCCGCTCACCCGGTCCAGCGGCAGCGCCAGCACCACCGGCGCCCGCACCGAGGCGTCCCCGGCCCGTACCGCGGACAGCTCCGCGTCGGTCAGCGCGCGCCGGTAG
- a CDS encoding sialidase family protein produces the protein MTSVLRVHPSPHGRPHGPRRRRGSALLAALTAAVLTLVPTGPAHAVPDGPPGDPAATAPPPAGGFEQQVLFKAAQEKGYFCFRIPAVVKSARGTLLAFAEGRRHDCGDSGDIDLVVKRSTDGGRTWGPLQVVNHGDGDTHGNPAPVVDRRTGRILLAETYNKGRTDGLSCDVPCDRTPHLQYSDDDGATWSPPRDLTPTIRPPQWNSWYATGPVHGIQLTRGRHAGRLVLGINAESYADNRVTANHAALVHSDDGGATWKVGALDTWPIAADGTFRQKPSEMTLLERSDGSIYVNGREQDGTDLGHRTVAVSRDGGNSFAAPFRAVPDLYAPMVQGSALRLPHTSAAGGHSRTLFAAPADPDRRRTMTVRSSWDEGRTWEGVDRGARVTTDWSGYSDLVAVSPEVTGLMYEGGAVDARDEIRFVRFTEEWLGPRRAPDPTTRDLAPGARPALVLGGASPTDGRFGKALSFDGKDDAVRLPFRGSLPLGSHDFTCSLWFRYTARSGEAPLLWMGGVGTRSPQVALEGDPRNNRIIARLTAVDGARPAATAQAGTNGAYNDGAWHHLALRRTGGRLELTVDGAGTTVADVPGSVSRGSVFGVHLGQRPDSRAQFTGALDDVRVYRRALTDAELSAVRAGDASVRAPVVLALPLDRVSGPAR, from the coding sequence ATGACGTCAGTTCTCCGCGTACACCCCAGCCCCCACGGAAGACCTCACGGGCCCCGGCGCCGCCGCGGGTCCGCGCTGCTCGCCGCGCTCACCGCCGCCGTCCTCACCCTGGTGCCGACCGGCCCCGCACATGCCGTGCCTGACGGGCCGCCGGGCGATCCCGCCGCCACCGCCCCACCCCCCGCCGGCGGCTTCGAGCAGCAGGTCCTCTTCAAAGCCGCCCAGGAGAAGGGCTACTTCTGCTTCCGTATACCGGCCGTCGTCAAGTCCGCGCGCGGCACCCTGCTGGCCTTCGCCGAGGGCCGGCGGCACGACTGCGGCGACTCCGGCGACATCGACCTGGTGGTCAAGCGCTCCACCGACGGCGGCCGCACCTGGGGCCCGCTCCAGGTCGTCAACCACGGCGACGGCGACACCCACGGCAACCCCGCACCCGTCGTCGACCGCCGCACCGGCCGGATCCTCCTCGCCGAGACCTACAACAAGGGCCGCACCGACGGACTCAGCTGCGACGTCCCCTGCGACCGGACCCCGCACCTCCAGTACAGCGACGACGACGGCGCGACCTGGTCCCCGCCCCGGGACCTGACCCCCACCATCCGTCCCCCGCAGTGGAATTCCTGGTACGCCACCGGCCCCGTGCACGGCATCCAGCTCACCCGGGGACGGCACGCCGGCCGGCTGGTCCTCGGCATCAACGCCGAGAGCTACGCGGACAACCGGGTCACCGCCAACCACGCCGCCCTGGTCCACAGCGACGACGGCGGCGCCACCTGGAAGGTCGGCGCGCTGGACACCTGGCCCATCGCCGCTGACGGGACCTTCCGCCAGAAGCCGTCGGAGATGACGCTCCTGGAGCGCTCCGACGGCTCGATCTACGTCAACGGCCGCGAACAGGACGGCACCGACCTGGGCCACCGCACGGTCGCGGTCAGCCGCGACGGCGGCAACTCCTTCGCCGCGCCGTTCCGCGCCGTCCCCGACCTCTACGCACCGATGGTGCAGGGCTCGGCGCTGCGCCTGCCGCATACGTCCGCCGCCGGCGGGCACAGCCGCACCCTGTTCGCCGCGCCCGCCGACCCCGACCGGCGCCGCACCATGACCGTCCGCTCCTCCTGGGACGAGGGCCGCACCTGGGAGGGCGTCGACCGGGGCGCCCGGGTCACCACCGACTGGTCCGGTTACTCCGACCTGGTCGCCGTCTCCCCCGAGGTCACCGGCCTGATGTACGAGGGCGGCGCGGTCGACGCCCGGGACGAGATCCGGTTCGTCCGCTTCACCGAGGAATGGCTCGGCCCGCGCCGCGCCCCGGACCCCACGACCCGTGACCTCGCGCCCGGCGCCCGGCCGGCCCTCGTCCTCGGCGGCGCGAGCCCCACCGACGGCCGGTTCGGCAAGGCGCTCTCCTTCGACGGCAAGGACGACGCGGTACGCCTGCCGTTCCGCGGCTCGCTCCCCCTGGGCAGCCACGACTTCACCTGCAGCCTGTGGTTCCGCTACACCGCCCGGAGCGGGGAGGCGCCGCTGCTGTGGATGGGCGGGGTGGGCACCCGCTCCCCGCAGGTCGCGTTGGAGGGCGACCCGAGGAACAACCGGATCATCGCCCGCCTCACCGCGGTCGACGGCGCCCGGCCCGCCGCCACCGCCCAGGCGGGGACCAACGGCGCGTACAACGACGGGGCATGGCACCACCTCGCGCTGCGACGTACCGGCGGGCGGCTGGAGCTGACCGTGGACGGCGCCGGGACCACCGTGGCCGACGTCCCGGGATCGGTCAGCCGCGGCTCGGTCTTCGGTGTGCACCTCGGCCAACGTCCGGACAGCCGCGCGCAGTTCACCGGGGCGCTCGACGACGTACGGGTCTACCGGCGCGCGCTGACCGACGCGGAGCTGTCCGCGGTACGGGCCGGGGACGCCTCGGTGCGGGCGCCGGTGGTGCTGGCGCTGCCGCTGGACCGGGTGAGCGGGCCGGCCCGGTAG
- a CDS encoding YihY/virulence factor BrkB family protein, producing the protein MGDSGMRRGMDRTLLDRALGAAGPRKPPGRPTWAQCRTALRRTPLSVWHDDVTDWAASLTYYSVLALLPSLIVTVSLIGLADPSATEELINQISSIAPAESGPTVHRALVSMAQQRTAAWVVVGGALVSALWSSCSYLAVFRRALHAMHRTKDDRPPWRKAPRILVTALLLMALLISSAVALLVSGPIAAWAGRVVGLGDAGEATWNLLKWPLLLVLATVLAMVLFRSGPPSSRGVRRAAPGGVVAVLLWLVSSAGFALYASYVGTFNRLYGSLAGSVVFLIWLWFSHLSLLSGAMFNVELARAGRVVKPRSGD; encoded by the coding sequence ATGGGCGACAGCGGTATGCGTCGTGGGATGGACCGGACGCTGCTGGACCGCGCGCTCGGCGCGGCGGGACCGCGGAAACCGCCCGGCCGGCCCACCTGGGCCCAGTGCCGCACCGCGCTGCGCCGTACGCCGCTGTCCGTGTGGCACGACGATGTGACGGACTGGGCCGCCAGCCTGACGTACTACTCGGTGCTGGCGCTGCTGCCGTCGCTGATCGTCACGGTCTCGCTCATCGGCCTCGCCGACCCGTCGGCCACCGAGGAACTGATCAACCAGATCAGCTCGATCGCGCCCGCCGAGTCGGGGCCGACCGTGCACCGGGCGCTGGTGAGCATGGCGCAGCAGCGCACCGCCGCCTGGGTGGTGGTGGGCGGTGCCCTGGTCAGCGCGCTGTGGTCGTCGTGCAGCTACCTGGCGGTGTTCCGCCGGGCGCTGCACGCGATGCACCGTACGAAGGACGACCGGCCGCCGTGGCGGAAGGCGCCGCGCATCCTGGTGACCGCGTTGCTGCTGATGGCGCTGCTGATCAGCAGTGCGGTGGCGCTGCTGGTGAGCGGTCCGATCGCGGCCTGGGCGGGGCGGGTGGTCGGTCTCGGCGATGCGGGCGAGGCGACCTGGAACCTGCTGAAGTGGCCGCTGCTGCTCGTCCTGGCCACGGTCCTCGCCATGGTGCTGTTCCGCTCCGGTCCGCCCAGCTCACGCGGCGTGCGACGGGCCGCCCCCGGCGGGGTGGTCGCCGTCCTGCTGTGGCTGGTGTCGTCCGCCGGGTTCGCCCTCTACGCCTCGTACGTGGGGACCTTCAACCGGCTCTACGGCTCGCTCGCGGGATCCGTGGTGTTCCTGATCTGGCTGTGGTTCTCGCATCTGTCGCTGCTGTCCGGCGCCATGTTCAACGTCGAGCTGGCGCGCGCCGGCCGGGTGGTCAAGCCGCGCTCCGGCGACTGA
- a CDS encoding LysR family transcriptional regulator translates to MFEPAQLRTFLAVAQTLSFTQAAHRLGLRQSTVSQHVRKLEEAAGRRLFARDTHGVQLTEDGEAMLGFARTILEANERAASFFTGTRLRGRLRFGASEDFVLTRMPEVLEEFRREHPEVDLELTVELSGTLHELLAAGRLDLVLAKRRPEDPRGRLVWRDRLVWVGTGRLRLDPERPVPLVVYPPPAVTRARALEALESQGRQWRIACTSGSLNGLIAATRAGLGVMAHAKGMIPPGLVQVPARAGLPELGGVDFALLQGDRDRVARGAAEALADAILAGGDRLQLP, encoded by the coding sequence ATGTTCGAGCCCGCGCAGCTGCGCACCTTTCTCGCGGTGGCCCAGACACTGAGCTTCACGCAGGCCGCGCACCGGCTCGGGCTGCGTCAGTCGACGGTCAGCCAGCACGTACGGAAGCTGGAGGAGGCCGCCGGGCGGCGGCTGTTCGCCCGGGACACCCACGGTGTGCAGCTGACCGAGGACGGCGAGGCCATGCTCGGCTTCGCCCGGACGATCCTGGAGGCGAACGAGCGGGCCGCGAGCTTCTTCACGGGCACCCGGCTGCGCGGCCGGCTCCGCTTCGGCGCCTCGGAGGACTTCGTGCTGACCCGGATGCCGGAGGTGCTGGAGGAGTTCCGCCGGGAGCACCCCGAGGTCGATCTGGAGCTGACCGTCGAGCTGTCCGGAACCCTGCACGAACTGCTGGCGGCCGGACGGCTCGATCTCGTCCTTGCCAAACGGCGTCCGGAGGACCCGCGCGGCCGGCTGGTGTGGCGGGACCGGCTGGTGTGGGTGGGCACCGGGCGGCTCCGGCTGGACCCCGAGCGGCCGGTCCCGCTGGTGGTGTACCCGCCGCCGGCGGTGACCCGGGCCCGCGCGCTGGAGGCGCTGGAGAGCCAGGGCCGGCAGTGGCGCATCGCATGCACCAGCGGCAGCCTGAACGGACTGATCGCCGCAACTCGGGCAGGTCTGGGCGTCATGGCACATGCGAAGGGCATGATCCCGCCAGGTCTGGTCCAAGTTCCGGCGCGGGCCGGACTGCCGGAACTGGGCGGGGTGGATTTCGCTCTTCTGCAAGGGGACCGGGACCGCGTGGCGCGGGGCGCGGCGGAGGCGCTGGCCGACGCGATCCTCGCGGGCGGCGACAGACTGCAGCTCCCGTAG